The Vicia villosa cultivar HV-30 ecotype Madison, WI linkage group LG1, Vvil1.0, whole genome shotgun sequence genome includes a region encoding these proteins:
- the LOC131597873 gene encoding pathogenesis-related protein 1-like, with translation MGSFYVLCILGLVLIIGSSEVAHGQDSADDYVNAHNAARSAVALEGFIIPNIHWNATAAEAAQEYVNQHKDCKVDVSDGKGYIFPFGKNIAVSTKDISGVEAVKLWVDEKPYYFHYGNLCYRECRHYVQVVWSASKTVGCAKVGCDNGGTLVACIYTPPANFASESPY, from the coding sequence ATGGGTTCATTTTATGTATTGTGTATCTTAGGTTTAGTACTTATTATTGGTAGTAGTGAGGTTGCACATGGCCAAGACTCTGCAGACGACTACGTGAACGCCCACAACGCAGCAAGATCAGCAGTAGCACTTGAGGGTTTCATTATTCCAAATATTCATTGGAATGCCACTGCCGCTGAAGCTGCCCAGGAATATGTTAATCAACACAAAGACTGTAAGGTGGATGTGTCCGATGGTAAGGGTTATATATTCCCTTTCGGAAAGAATATCGCGGTGAGCACGAAGGACATAAGTGGCGTAGAAGCGGTGAAATTGTGGGTGGATGAAAAACCATATTATTTTCACTATGGAAACTTATGTTACCGAGAATGTCGTCATTATGTCCAGGTGGTTTGGTCTGCTTCAAAAACTGTTGGATGTGCTAAAGTGGGATGTGATAATGGAGGCACACTGGTTGCTTGCATTTATACACCTCCTGCCAACTTTGCTAGTGAATCACCATACTAA
- the LOC131624669 gene encoding pathogenesis-related protein 1-like, with protein MGSFYVLCILGLVLIIGSSEVAHGQDSADDYVNAHNAARSAVALEGFIIPNIHWNATAAEAAQEYVNQHKDCKVDVSDGKGYIFPFGKNIAVSTKDISGVEAVKLWVDEKPYYFHYGNLCYRECRHYVQVVWSASKTVGCAKVGCDNGGTLVACIYTPPANFASESPY; from the coding sequence ATGGGTTCATTTTATGTATTGTGTATCTTAGGTTTAGTACTTATTATTGGTAGTAGTGAGGTTGCACATGGCCAAGACTCCGCAGACGACTACGTGAACGCCCACAACGCAGCAAGATCAGCAGTAGCACTTGAGGGTTTCATTATTCCAAATATTCATTGGAATGCCACTGCCGCTGAAGCTGCCCAGGAATATGTTAATCAACACAAAGACTGTAAGGTGGATGTGTCCGATGGTAAGGGTTATATATTCCCTTTCGGAAAGAATATCGCGGTGAGCACGAAGGACATAAGTGGCGTAGAAGCGGTGAAATTGTGGGTGGATGAAAAACCATATTATTTTCACTATGGAAACTTATGTTACCGAGAATGTCGTCATTATGTCCAGGTGGTTTGGTCTGCTTCAAAAACTGTTGGATGTGCTAAAGTGGGATGTGATAATGGAGGCACACTGGTTGCTTGCATTTATACACCTCCTGCCAACTTTGCTAGTGAATCACCATACTAA